In the Clavelina lepadiformis chromosome 8, kaClaLepa1.1, whole genome shotgun sequence genome, one interval contains:
- the LOC143469762 gene encoding uncharacterized protein LOC143469762 isoform X1: MSDVNGNVTVETKKEKGARRRRKPRDENEPKRKPIRLVSSLGEGKLVDRFQNAMGEKEHKKKLRERNDKERRLAKEKRDREVAKFKAELDALLEDDPDSKPKPKGRAKTYVPKLSGTVKGKFQALEQKKKNDEESKMIKERQRRVERDLREKKRIQIELAKKKQKGIIEDDEDKIPMLKTSYAKKPGKLKTNFEDIDKKRKEREQKKVSLEREIKMSAERRAMKEYYATHEDEDHKDEEIIGPKALKNAPGKLKKNFNDTVRQRDEQERKRADEEKRRKLEEEKQQFRAAKLAAGSEDMTSGSSMASQTSSMEKIHTTPSRLSSSFTKFDVLEKQRIEEETTRIRERRKSLLEEEQRLFDQAKKQQLEMMSDNEEEDNVKKRTNIPGRLDASLTKFDLLSQQKFEEERKRIHEERSKLLEEEKRNFKIQQMAMQSKDINSENDSANSSNDEPYSSDSNQKTRKKVTRKPSKLDSSKLKFDVLERQRMEQERLEIQRKRQWLLEEEKRLFEESKIQQREEDSDNGSSQNVEAAIPGRLDCSFTKFDIMTQERLEDERQRIKEERDLLMDEELKLMEEERRRIQFKQEQENEDKEDNMETKTEKTVRRPQRLDKSFTEFDVLEKKRKQAEEEELFREKARKLEEEKQSFKEAKERMKNSESDEENHKNESNLHSVKQPNKLSSKFTNFDLMEQERMEKERLRAQEEKIKQLETEIKYFETQKKTLNDAVDDVTSGTKALLKSSRESPRPKKLSSSFTKFDLIEKKRRDEERRRLQEEKAKKLANEREMFAKTRLEQMENNSSDEDSSKEIKNRPYVGLGHRSVKKMDVRSKIEAVLKAQEEAEQKRIDETKFTRMTVEQQEMYLARQKQIEFLKQQLASARTGYDSEEESYYSSEEEESEDGEYYYYYSNDEEEEDDEDYDEEEEDYKSEEEEEEEEEEKEEKTKEVNDDGGDDSEATSVHSGSVTSSSSGTYSGSPYFVQTLKNLTVKEGEPVRFDANINANPHPKVTWYFKNHVIRNSPDYQYINKGTQYSLYMNESFVDDNGEYMCKAMNEKGTATSKASLLVQELEDDEE; encoded by the exons ATGTCTGATGTCAATGGTAACGTTACAGTCGAAACCAAAAAAGAGAAAGGAGCCAGACGCAGAAGAAAG CCTCGCGACGAAAATGAACCCAAGAGAAAACCTATCCGCCTGGTGTCGTCCTTGGGCGAAGGAAAACTTGTGGATCGTTTCCAG AACGCAATGGGGGAAAAGGAGcacaaaaagaaacttcgCGAAAGAAACGATAAAGAACGACGATTAGCCAAAGAAAAACGCGACAGAGAAGTTGCAAAGTTTAAAGCTGAG ctTGACGCTCTTCTTGAAGACGATCCCGACTCAAAACCAAAACCAAAAGGTCGGGCTAAAACTTATGTTCCCAAATTATCTGGAACTGTTAAG GGCAAGTTTCAAGCTTTGGAGCAGAAGAAAAAAAACGATGAAGAATCAAAAATGATAAAAGAGAGACAAAGGCGAGTGGAAAGAGATCTTCGAGAGAAGAAGAGAATTCAAATCGAAttagcaaaaaagaaacaaaaa GGCATCATTGAAGATGACGAAGACAAAATACCAATGTTAAAAACATCTTATGCCAAGAAACCAGGTAaactcaaaacaaattttgaggatattgacaaaaaaagaaaagagcGCGAACAAAAAAAGGTTTCGCTTGAAcgtgaaataaaaatgtcgGCTGAACGGAGAGCAATGAAAGAATATTACGCTACGCATGAAGACGAG GATCACAAAGATGAAGAAATCATAGGTCCAAAGGCGCTCAAAAATGCTCCGggtaaactaaaaaaaaattttaatgacacTGTGAGGCAACGCGACGAGCAGGAGAGGAAGCGAGCGGACGAAGAGAAGCGCAGAAAAttagaagaagaaaaacaacaatttagaGCAGCAAAATTG gcCGCAGGGTCCGAAGATATGACAAGTGGATCCTCTATGGCATCACAAACAAGTAGCATGGAAAAGATACACACAACACCAAGTCGACTCTCTTCTTCCTTTACAAAATTTGACGTCCTTGAGAAGCAGAGGATTGAAGAAGAAACAACAAGGATTAGGGAGCGAAGGAAATCTCTTCTTGAGGAAGAGCAAAGGCTGTTTGATCaggcaaaaaaacaacagctTGAAATGATGTCGGATAATGAAGAAGAAGACAATGTTAAGAAAAGG ACCAACATTCCGGGACGTTTAGACGCCTCTCTGACCAAATTTGATTTACTTTCACAACAAAAGTTCGAAGAGGAAAGAAAACGAATTCATGAAGAAAGAAGCAAACTGTTGGAAGaagaaaagagaaatttcaaaattcaaCAG ATGGCCATGCAATCTAAAGACATCAATAGTGAGAACGACTCAGCGAATAGCTCGAATGACGAACCCTACTCATCAGACTCAAACCAAAAgacaagaaaaaaagtaacGCGAAAACCAAGCAAGTTGGATAGttcaaagttgaaatttgATGTTTTAGAGAGGCAGAGAATGGAGCAGGAAAGATTGGAAATACAG AGAAAAAGACAATGGTTGTTAGAAGAAGAAAAACGTTTGTTCGAAGAatcaaaaattcaacaaagagAAGAAGACAGTGATAATGGAAGCAGCCAG AACGTAGAAGCAGCAATACCTGGCCGTCTTGATTGTTCCTTTACTAAATTTGACATAATGACCCAAGAAAGATTAGAAGACGAAAGGCAAAGAATAAAAGAAGAAAGAGATCTTTTAATGGATGAGGAATTAAAGCTTATGGAGGAAGAACGTCGAAGAATTCAA TTTAAACAGGAACAGGAAAATGAAGACAAGGAAGATAATATGGAgaccaaaacagaaaaaactgTTAGAAGACCTCAAAGACTGGATAAATCTTTCACTGAATTTGATGTGCTTGAAAAGAAACGGAAACAAGCTGAAGAGGAGGAATTATTCAGAGAAAAAGCTAGAAAACTGGAGGAAGAGAAACAATCCTTCAAAGAAGCAAAAGAAAGAATG AAAAACTCTGAGAGCGACgaagaaaatcacaaaaatgaaTCAAATCTCCACAGTGTTAAGCAACCAAATAAGCTTTCTTCTAAATTCACAAACTTCGATCTCATGGAACAAGAAAGAATGGAAAAAGAGAGGCTACGCGCccaagaagaaaaaataaaacaactagAAACagagataaaatattttgaaacacaaaAGAAAACCTTAAAC GACGCTGTGGACGATGTCACGAGTGGCACTAAAGCTCTGCTTAAATCAAGCAGAGAAAGTCCAAGACCTAAAAAGCTATCTTCATCTTTTACGAAATTTGATCTTATCGAGAAAAAGAGAAGAGATGAGGAACGACGACGTTTGCAAGAAGAAAAGGCCAAAAAACTCGCCAACGAAAGAGAGATGTTTGCAAAGACAAGATTGGAACAA ATGGAAAACAACTCTTCGGATGAAGATAGTagcaaagaaattaaaaaccGGCCGTACGTCGGTTTGGGTCACAGATCAGTAAAGAAAATGGACGTTCGAAGTAAGATAGAAGCTGTATTGAAAGCTCAAGAAGAAGCAGAACAGAAGAGAATTGacgaaacaaaatttacaaggATGACAGTGGAGCAACAAGAGATGTACCTTGCCAGACAAAAACAG ATTGAGTTCCTCAAGCAGCAATTAGCCTCCGCACGAACCGGGTATGATTCTGAAGAGGAGAGCTACTACAGCAGTGAAGAAGAGGAGAGTGAGGATGGCGagtattattattactacAGCAATGACGAAGAGgaagaagatgatgaagattatgacgaagaagaagaagattaCAAA agtgaagaagaagaagaagaagaagaagaagaaaaagaagagaaGACGAAAGAAGTTAATGATGATGGGG GAGACGATTCGGAAGCTACGTCTGTGCACAGCGGAAGCGTCACCAGCAGTTCTTCTGGAACCTACAGCGGCTCGCCTTACTTTgttcaaactttgaaaaacttaACAGTAAAAGAGGGAGAACCGGTTAGATTTGACGCCAATATCAACGCCAACCCTCACCCTAAG GTGACGTGGTACTTTAAAAATCACGTAATACGCAACAGTCCCGATTACCAGTATATAAACAAAGGTACGCAGTACTCGCTTTATATGAACGAAAGCTTTGTCGATGACAACGGTGAATATATGTGTAAAGCAATGAATGAAAAGGGAACAGCAACCAGCAAAGCTTCTCTTTTGGTCCAAG AACTAGAAGACGACGAAGAGTAG
- the LOC143469762 gene encoding uncharacterized protein LOC143469762 isoform X3, with protein sequence MSDVNGNVTVETKKEKGARRRRKPRDENEPKRKPIRLVSSLGEGKLVDRFQNAMGEKEHKKKLRERNDKERRLAKEKRDREVAKFKAELDALLEDDPDSKPKPKGRAKTYVPKLSGTVKGKFQALEQKKKNDEESKMIKERQRRVERDLREKKRIQIELAKKKQKGIIEDDEDKIPMLKTSYAKKPGKLKTNFEDIDKKRKEREQKKVSLEREIKMSAERRAMKEYYATHEDEDHKDEEIIGPKALKNAPGKLKKNFNDTVRQRDEQERKRADEEKRRKLEEEKQQFRAAKLAAGSEDMTSGSSMASQTSSMEKIHTTPSRLSSSFTKFDVLEKQRIEEETTRIRERRKSLLEEEQRLFDQAKKQQLEMMSDNEEEDNVKKRFEEERKRIHEERSKLLEEEKRNFKIQQMAMQSKDINSENDSANSSNDEPYSSDSNQKTRKKVTRKPSKLDSSKLKFDVLERQRMEQERLEIQRKRQWLLEEEKRLFEESKIQQREEDSDNGSSQNVEAAIPGRLDCSFTKFDIMTQERLEDERQRIKEERDLLMDEELKLMEEERRRIQFKQEQENEDKEDNMETKTEKTVRRPQRLDKSFTEFDVLEKKRKQAEEEELFREKARKLEEEKQSFKEAKERMKNSESDEENHKNESNLHSVKQPNKLSSKFTNFDLMEQERMEKERLRAQEEKIKQLETEIKYFETQKKTLNDAVDDVTSGTKALLKSSRESPRPKKLSSSFTKFDLIEKKRRDEERRRLQEEKAKKLANEREMFAKTRLEQMENNSSDEDSSKEIKNRPYVGLGHRSVKKMDVRSKIEAVLKAQEEAEQKRIDETKFTRMTVEQQEMYLARQKQIEFLKQQLASARTGYDSEEESYYSSEEEESEDGEYYYYYSNDEEEEDDEDYDEEEEDYKSEEEEEEEEEEKEEKTKEVNDDGGDDSEATSVHSGSVTSSSSGTYSGSPYFVQTLKNLTVKEGEPVRFDANINANPHPKVTWYFKNHVIRNSPDYQYINKGTQYSLYMNESFVDDNGEYMCKAMNEKGTATSKASLLVQELEDDEE encoded by the exons ATGTCTGATGTCAATGGTAACGTTACAGTCGAAACCAAAAAAGAGAAAGGAGCCAGACGCAGAAGAAAG CCTCGCGACGAAAATGAACCCAAGAGAAAACCTATCCGCCTGGTGTCGTCCTTGGGCGAAGGAAAACTTGTGGATCGTTTCCAG AACGCAATGGGGGAAAAGGAGcacaaaaagaaacttcgCGAAAGAAACGATAAAGAACGACGATTAGCCAAAGAAAAACGCGACAGAGAAGTTGCAAAGTTTAAAGCTGAG ctTGACGCTCTTCTTGAAGACGATCCCGACTCAAAACCAAAACCAAAAGGTCGGGCTAAAACTTATGTTCCCAAATTATCTGGAACTGTTAAG GGCAAGTTTCAAGCTTTGGAGCAGAAGAAAAAAAACGATGAAGAATCAAAAATGATAAAAGAGAGACAAAGGCGAGTGGAAAGAGATCTTCGAGAGAAGAAGAGAATTCAAATCGAAttagcaaaaaagaaacaaaaa GGCATCATTGAAGATGACGAAGACAAAATACCAATGTTAAAAACATCTTATGCCAAGAAACCAGGTAaactcaaaacaaattttgaggatattgacaaaaaaagaaaagagcGCGAACAAAAAAAGGTTTCGCTTGAAcgtgaaataaaaatgtcgGCTGAACGGAGAGCAATGAAAGAATATTACGCTACGCATGAAGACGAG GATCACAAAGATGAAGAAATCATAGGTCCAAAGGCGCTCAAAAATGCTCCGggtaaactaaaaaaaaattttaatgacacTGTGAGGCAACGCGACGAGCAGGAGAGGAAGCGAGCGGACGAAGAGAAGCGCAGAAAAttagaagaagaaaaacaacaatttagaGCAGCAAAATTG gcCGCAGGGTCCGAAGATATGACAAGTGGATCCTCTATGGCATCACAAACAAGTAGCATGGAAAAGATACACACAACACCAAGTCGACTCTCTTCTTCCTTTACAAAATTTGACGTCCTTGAGAAGCAGAGGATTGAAGAAGAAACAACAAGGATTAGGGAGCGAAGGAAATCTCTTCTTGAGGAAGAGCAAAGGCTGTTTGATCaggcaaaaaaacaacagctTGAAATGATGTCGGATAATGAAGAAGAAGACAATGTTAAGAAAAGG TTCGAAGAGGAAAGAAAACGAATTCATGAAGAAAGAAGCAAACTGTTGGAAGaagaaaagagaaatttcaaaattcaaCAG ATGGCCATGCAATCTAAAGACATCAATAGTGAGAACGACTCAGCGAATAGCTCGAATGACGAACCCTACTCATCAGACTCAAACCAAAAgacaagaaaaaaagtaacGCGAAAACCAAGCAAGTTGGATAGttcaaagttgaaatttgATGTTTTAGAGAGGCAGAGAATGGAGCAGGAAAGATTGGAAATACAG AGAAAAAGACAATGGTTGTTAGAAGAAGAAAAACGTTTGTTCGAAGAatcaaaaattcaacaaagagAAGAAGACAGTGATAATGGAAGCAGCCAG AACGTAGAAGCAGCAATACCTGGCCGTCTTGATTGTTCCTTTACTAAATTTGACATAATGACCCAAGAAAGATTAGAAGACGAAAGGCAAAGAATAAAAGAAGAAAGAGATCTTTTAATGGATGAGGAATTAAAGCTTATGGAGGAAGAACGTCGAAGAATTCAA TTTAAACAGGAACAGGAAAATGAAGACAAGGAAGATAATATGGAgaccaaaacagaaaaaactgTTAGAAGACCTCAAAGACTGGATAAATCTTTCACTGAATTTGATGTGCTTGAAAAGAAACGGAAACAAGCTGAAGAGGAGGAATTATTCAGAGAAAAAGCTAGAAAACTGGAGGAAGAGAAACAATCCTTCAAAGAAGCAAAAGAAAGAATG AAAAACTCTGAGAGCGACgaagaaaatcacaaaaatgaaTCAAATCTCCACAGTGTTAAGCAACCAAATAAGCTTTCTTCTAAATTCACAAACTTCGATCTCATGGAACAAGAAAGAATGGAAAAAGAGAGGCTACGCGCccaagaagaaaaaataaaacaactagAAACagagataaaatattttgaaacacaaaAGAAAACCTTAAAC GACGCTGTGGACGATGTCACGAGTGGCACTAAAGCTCTGCTTAAATCAAGCAGAGAAAGTCCAAGACCTAAAAAGCTATCTTCATCTTTTACGAAATTTGATCTTATCGAGAAAAAGAGAAGAGATGAGGAACGACGACGTTTGCAAGAAGAAAAGGCCAAAAAACTCGCCAACGAAAGAGAGATGTTTGCAAAGACAAGATTGGAACAA ATGGAAAACAACTCTTCGGATGAAGATAGTagcaaagaaattaaaaaccGGCCGTACGTCGGTTTGGGTCACAGATCAGTAAAGAAAATGGACGTTCGAAGTAAGATAGAAGCTGTATTGAAAGCTCAAGAAGAAGCAGAACAGAAGAGAATTGacgaaacaaaatttacaaggATGACAGTGGAGCAACAAGAGATGTACCTTGCCAGACAAAAACAG ATTGAGTTCCTCAAGCAGCAATTAGCCTCCGCACGAACCGGGTATGATTCTGAAGAGGAGAGCTACTACAGCAGTGAAGAAGAGGAGAGTGAGGATGGCGagtattattattactacAGCAATGACGAAGAGgaagaagatgatgaagattatgacgaagaagaagaagattaCAAA agtgaagaagaagaagaagaagaagaagaagaaaaagaagagaaGACGAAAGAAGTTAATGATGATGGGG GAGACGATTCGGAAGCTACGTCTGTGCACAGCGGAAGCGTCACCAGCAGTTCTTCTGGAACCTACAGCGGCTCGCCTTACTTTgttcaaactttgaaaaacttaACAGTAAAAGAGGGAGAACCGGTTAGATTTGACGCCAATATCAACGCCAACCCTCACCCTAAG GTGACGTGGTACTTTAAAAATCACGTAATACGCAACAGTCCCGATTACCAGTATATAAACAAAGGTACGCAGTACTCGCTTTATATGAACGAAAGCTTTGTCGATGACAACGGTGAATATATGTGTAAAGCAATGAATGAAAAGGGAACAGCAACCAGCAAAGCTTCTCTTTTGGTCCAAG AACTAGAAGACGACGAAGAGTAG
- the LOC143469762 gene encoding uncharacterized protein LOC143469762 isoform X2: MSDVNGNVTVETKKEKGARRRRKPRDENEPKRKPIRLVSSLGEGKLVDRFQNAMGEKEHKKKLRERNDKERRLAKEKRDREVAKFKAELDALLEDDPDSKPKPKGRAKTYVPKLSGTVKGKFQALEQKKKNDEESKMIKERQRRVERDLREKKRIQIELAKKKQKGIIEDDEDKIPMLKTSYAKKPGKLKTNFEDIDKKRKEREQKKVSLEREIKMSAERRAMKEYYATHEDEDHKDEEIIGPKALKNAPGKLKKNFNDTVRQRDEQERKRADEEKRRKLEEEKQQFRAAKLAAGSEDMTSGSSMASQTSSMEKIHTTPSRLSSSFTKFDVLEKQRIEEETTRIRERRKSLLEEEQRLFDQAKKQQLEMMSDNEEEDNVKKRTNIPGRLDASLTKFDLLSQQKFEEERKRIHEERSKLLEEEKRNFKIQQMAMQSKDINSENDSANSSNDEPYSSDSNQKTRKKVTRKPSKLDSSKLKFDVLERQRMEQERLEIQRKRQWLLEEEKRLFEESKIQQREEDSDNGSSQNVEAAIPGRLDCSFTKFDIMTQERLEDERQRIKEERDLLMDEELKLMEEERRRIQEQENEDKEDNMETKTEKTVRRPQRLDKSFTEFDVLEKKRKQAEEEELFREKARKLEEEKQSFKEAKERMKNSESDEENHKNESNLHSVKQPNKLSSKFTNFDLMEQERMEKERLRAQEEKIKQLETEIKYFETQKKTLNDAVDDVTSGTKALLKSSRESPRPKKLSSSFTKFDLIEKKRRDEERRRLQEEKAKKLANEREMFAKTRLEQMENNSSDEDSSKEIKNRPYVGLGHRSVKKMDVRSKIEAVLKAQEEAEQKRIDETKFTRMTVEQQEMYLARQKQIEFLKQQLASARTGYDSEEESYYSSEEEESEDGEYYYYYSNDEEEEDDEDYDEEEEDYKSEEEEEEEEEEKEEKTKEVNDDGGDDSEATSVHSGSVTSSSSGTYSGSPYFVQTLKNLTVKEGEPVRFDANINANPHPKVTWYFKNHVIRNSPDYQYINKGTQYSLYMNESFVDDNGEYMCKAMNEKGTATSKASLLVQELEDDEE, encoded by the exons ATGTCTGATGTCAATGGTAACGTTACAGTCGAAACCAAAAAAGAGAAAGGAGCCAGACGCAGAAGAAAG CCTCGCGACGAAAATGAACCCAAGAGAAAACCTATCCGCCTGGTGTCGTCCTTGGGCGAAGGAAAACTTGTGGATCGTTTCCAG AACGCAATGGGGGAAAAGGAGcacaaaaagaaacttcgCGAAAGAAACGATAAAGAACGACGATTAGCCAAAGAAAAACGCGACAGAGAAGTTGCAAAGTTTAAAGCTGAG ctTGACGCTCTTCTTGAAGACGATCCCGACTCAAAACCAAAACCAAAAGGTCGGGCTAAAACTTATGTTCCCAAATTATCTGGAACTGTTAAG GGCAAGTTTCAAGCTTTGGAGCAGAAGAAAAAAAACGATGAAGAATCAAAAATGATAAAAGAGAGACAAAGGCGAGTGGAAAGAGATCTTCGAGAGAAGAAGAGAATTCAAATCGAAttagcaaaaaagaaacaaaaa GGCATCATTGAAGATGACGAAGACAAAATACCAATGTTAAAAACATCTTATGCCAAGAAACCAGGTAaactcaaaacaaattttgaggatattgacaaaaaaagaaaagagcGCGAACAAAAAAAGGTTTCGCTTGAAcgtgaaataaaaatgtcgGCTGAACGGAGAGCAATGAAAGAATATTACGCTACGCATGAAGACGAG GATCACAAAGATGAAGAAATCATAGGTCCAAAGGCGCTCAAAAATGCTCCGggtaaactaaaaaaaaattttaatgacacTGTGAGGCAACGCGACGAGCAGGAGAGGAAGCGAGCGGACGAAGAGAAGCGCAGAAAAttagaagaagaaaaacaacaatttagaGCAGCAAAATTG gcCGCAGGGTCCGAAGATATGACAAGTGGATCCTCTATGGCATCACAAACAAGTAGCATGGAAAAGATACACACAACACCAAGTCGACTCTCTTCTTCCTTTACAAAATTTGACGTCCTTGAGAAGCAGAGGATTGAAGAAGAAACAACAAGGATTAGGGAGCGAAGGAAATCTCTTCTTGAGGAAGAGCAAAGGCTGTTTGATCaggcaaaaaaacaacagctTGAAATGATGTCGGATAATGAAGAAGAAGACAATGTTAAGAAAAGG ACCAACATTCCGGGACGTTTAGACGCCTCTCTGACCAAATTTGATTTACTTTCACAACAAAAGTTCGAAGAGGAAAGAAAACGAATTCATGAAGAAAGAAGCAAACTGTTGGAAGaagaaaagagaaatttcaaaattcaaCAG ATGGCCATGCAATCTAAAGACATCAATAGTGAGAACGACTCAGCGAATAGCTCGAATGACGAACCCTACTCATCAGACTCAAACCAAAAgacaagaaaaaaagtaacGCGAAAACCAAGCAAGTTGGATAGttcaaagttgaaatttgATGTTTTAGAGAGGCAGAGAATGGAGCAGGAAAGATTGGAAATACAG AGAAAAAGACAATGGTTGTTAGAAGAAGAAAAACGTTTGTTCGAAGAatcaaaaattcaacaaagagAAGAAGACAGTGATAATGGAAGCAGCCAG AACGTAGAAGCAGCAATACCTGGCCGTCTTGATTGTTCCTTTACTAAATTTGACATAATGACCCAAGAAAGATTAGAAGACGAAAGGCAAAGAATAAAAGAAGAAAGAGATCTTTTAATGGATGAGGAATTAAAGCTTATGGAGGAAGAACGTCGAAGAATTCAA GAACAGGAAAATGAAGACAAGGAAGATAATATGGAgaccaaaacagaaaaaactgTTAGAAGACCTCAAAGACTGGATAAATCTTTCACTGAATTTGATGTGCTTGAAAAGAAACGGAAACAAGCTGAAGAGGAGGAATTATTCAGAGAAAAAGCTAGAAAACTGGAGGAAGAGAAACAATCCTTCAAAGAAGCAAAAGAAAGAATG AAAAACTCTGAGAGCGACgaagaaaatcacaaaaatgaaTCAAATCTCCACAGTGTTAAGCAACCAAATAAGCTTTCTTCTAAATTCACAAACTTCGATCTCATGGAACAAGAAAGAATGGAAAAAGAGAGGCTACGCGCccaagaagaaaaaataaaacaactagAAACagagataaaatattttgaaacacaaaAGAAAACCTTAAAC GACGCTGTGGACGATGTCACGAGTGGCACTAAAGCTCTGCTTAAATCAAGCAGAGAAAGTCCAAGACCTAAAAAGCTATCTTCATCTTTTACGAAATTTGATCTTATCGAGAAAAAGAGAAGAGATGAGGAACGACGACGTTTGCAAGAAGAAAAGGCCAAAAAACTCGCCAACGAAAGAGAGATGTTTGCAAAGACAAGATTGGAACAA ATGGAAAACAACTCTTCGGATGAAGATAGTagcaaagaaattaaaaaccGGCCGTACGTCGGTTTGGGTCACAGATCAGTAAAGAAAATGGACGTTCGAAGTAAGATAGAAGCTGTATTGAAAGCTCAAGAAGAAGCAGAACAGAAGAGAATTGacgaaacaaaatttacaaggATGACAGTGGAGCAACAAGAGATGTACCTTGCCAGACAAAAACAG ATTGAGTTCCTCAAGCAGCAATTAGCCTCCGCACGAACCGGGTATGATTCTGAAGAGGAGAGCTACTACAGCAGTGAAGAAGAGGAGAGTGAGGATGGCGagtattattattactacAGCAATGACGAAGAGgaagaagatgatgaagattatgacgaagaagaagaagattaCAAA agtgaagaagaagaagaagaagaagaagaagaaaaagaagagaaGACGAAAGAAGTTAATGATGATGGGG GAGACGATTCGGAAGCTACGTCTGTGCACAGCGGAAGCGTCACCAGCAGTTCTTCTGGAACCTACAGCGGCTCGCCTTACTTTgttcaaactttgaaaaacttaACAGTAAAAGAGGGAGAACCGGTTAGATTTGACGCCAATATCAACGCCAACCCTCACCCTAAG GTGACGTGGTACTTTAAAAATCACGTAATACGCAACAGTCCCGATTACCAGTATATAAACAAAGGTACGCAGTACTCGCTTTATATGAACGAAAGCTTTGTCGATGACAACGGTGAATATATGTGTAAAGCAATGAATGAAAAGGGAACAGCAACCAGCAAAGCTTCTCTTTTGGTCCAAG AACTAGAAGACGACGAAGAGTAG